A window from Anser cygnoides isolate HZ-2024a breed goose chromosome 1, Taihu_goose_T2T_genome, whole genome shotgun sequence encodes these proteins:
- the LOC106048582 gene encoding hemoglobin subunit beta-like — MVHWTAEEKQLITGLWGKVNVADCGAEALARLLIVYPWTQRFFSSFGNLSSPTAILGNPMVRAHGKKVLTSFGDAVKNLDNIKKCFAQLSKLHCDKLHVDPENFRLLGDILIIVLASHFGKDFTPACQSAWQKMVRVVAHALAHEYH; from the exons ATGGTGCACTGGACAGCCGAGGAGAAGCAGCTCATCACCGGCCTCTGGGGCAAGGTCAATGTGGCCGACTGTGGTGCCGAGGCCCTGGCCAG gctgctgaTCGTCTACCCCTGGACCCAGAGGTTCTTCTCTTCCTTCGGGAACCTGTCCAGCCCCACCGCCATCCTTGGCAACCCCATGGTCCGTGCCCATGGCAAGAAAGTGCTCACCTCCTTCGGAGATGCCGTGAAGAACCTGGACAACATCAAGAAGTGTTTTGCTCAGCTGAGCAAACTTCACTGCGACAAGCTGCACGTGGACCCCGAGAACTTCAGG CTCCTGGGTGACATCCTCATCATCGTCCTGGCTTCACACTTCGGCAAGGATTTCACCCCAGCCTGCCAGTCTGCCTGGCAGAAGATGGTCCGTGTGGTGGCCCATGCTCTGGCTCACGAGTACCACTGA
- the LOC106048579 gene encoding hemoglobin subunit rho, translating to MVHWSAEEKQLITSVWSKVNVEECGAEALARLLIVYPWTQRFFDSFGNLSSPTAIIGNPKVRAHGKKVLSSFGEAVKNLENLKATYSKLSELHCEKLHVDPENFRLLGDILVIVLAAHFTKDFTPACQATWQKLVGVVAHALAYKYH from the exons ATGGTGCACTGGTCAGCCGAGGAGAAGCAGCTCATCACCAGCGTCTGGAGCAAGGTCAACGTGGAGGAATGCGGAGCTGAGGCCCTGGCCAG gctgctgaTCGTCTACCCCTGGACCCAGAGGTTCTTTGATAGCTTCGGGAACCTGTCCAGCCCCACCGCCATCATCGGTAACCCCAAGGTCCGCGCCCATGGCAAGAAAGTGCTCAGCTCCTTTGGGGAAGCTGTGAAGAACCTGGAAAATCTCAAAGCAACCTACTCCAAGCTGTCCGAGCTGCACTGTGAGAAGCTGCACGTGGACCCCGAGAACTTCAGG ctcctgggagaCATCCTCGTCATCGTGCTGGCTGCACACTTCACCAAGGACTTCACCCCTGCCTGCCAGGCCACTTGGCAAAAGCTGGTCGGCGTGGTGGCCCACGCTCTGGCCTACAAGTACCACTGA